A genome region from Brassica oleracea var. oleracea cultivar TO1000 chromosome C2, BOL, whole genome shotgun sequence includes the following:
- the LOC106319098 gene encoding sucrose transport protein SUC1, which translates to MGAFETENTAKDAAALETQSSLEEFNQPSPLRKIISVSSIAAGVQFGWALQLSLLTPYVQLLGIPHKWSSLIWLCGPVSGMIVQPIVGFHSDRCTSRFGRRRPFIAAGAAMVAVAVFLIGYAADIGYKMGDKLEQTPRVRAIGIFALGFWILDVANNTLQGPCRAFLADLAAGDAKRTRVANAFFSFFMAVGNVLGYAAGSFTNLHKMFPFAMTNACDLYCANLKSCFFLSITLLLIVTVTSLWYVKDKQWSPPPVAADEEKKSVPFFGEIFGAFKVMERPMWMLLIVTALNWIAWFPFLLFDTDWMGREVYGGDSEGDARLKQIYNKGVQSGALGLMFNSIVLGFMSLGVEWIGKKVGGAKRLWGIVNFILAIGLAMTVLVTKLAADYRKVAGPYAGPSPGIRAGALSLFAVLGIPLAITFSIPFALASIFSSSSGAGQGLSLGVLNLAIVIPQMIVSLGGGPFDALFGGGNLPAFIVGAIAAAISGVLAITVLPSPPPDAPALKTGAMGFH; encoded by the exons ATGGGAGCTTTTGAAACAGAAAACACCGCTAAAGATGCGGCGGCTCTTGAGACACAGTCTTCACTGGAAGAGTTCAACCAGCCGTCTCCTCTCCGTAAAATAATCTCCGTCTCTTCCATCGCCGCCGGTGTGCAGTTCGGGTGGGCCCTACAGCTCTCTCTCCTCACACCTTACGTCCAGCTTCTTGGTATCCCTCACAAATGGTCCTCTCTCATCTGGCTCTGTGGTCCCGTCTCCGGCATGATTGTCCAACCCATCGTCGGTTTCCACAGCGACAGATGCACGTCAAGATTCGGTCGCCGCCGTCCCTTCATCGCCGCCGGAGCCGCCATGGTCGCCGTCGCCGTGTTCTTGATCGGTTACGCGGCTGATATCGGCTATAAAATGGGAGACAAGCTCGAGCAAACGCCGAGGGTTCGAGCTATCGGGATCTTCGCTCTCGGGTTCTGGATCCTCGACGTGGCCAACAACACCCTCCAAGGACCTTGCCGTGCTTTCTTAGCCGACCTAGCCGCTGGAGACGCTAAAAGAACGCGAGTCGCAAACGCGTTTTTCTCATTCTTTATGGCGGTTGGAAACGTTTTGGGATACGCGGCTGGTTCTTTCACCAACCTACATAAAATGTTCCCTTTCGCAATGACCAATGCATGCGATCTTTATTGCGCTAATCTCAAGAGTTGCTTCTTCTTGTCCATCACACTCCTCCTCATCGTCACCGTCACGTCTCTTTGGTACGTAAAAGATAAACAATGGTCTCCGCCGCCGGTAGCCGCCGACGAGGAGAAGAAGAGTGTTCCTTTCTTTGGAGAAATCTTTGGAGCTTTTAAAGTCATGGAACGTCCCATGTGGATGCTTCTTATCGTCACGGCACTAAACTGGATCGCATGGTTCCCGTTTCTTTTGTTTGATACCGATTGGATGGGTCGTGAAGTGTACGGTGGAGACTCAGAAGGAGACGCGAGGTTGAAGCAAATATACAACAAGGGAGTACAGTCTGGTGCATTGGGGCTGATGTTTAACTCTATCGTTCTTGGTTTCATGTCACTTGGTGTTGAGTGGATTGGTAAGAAAGTGGGAGGAGCTAAACGGCTTTGGGGAATTGTTAATTTCATTCTTGCCATTGGTTTGGCCATGACGGTTCTTGTCACGAAATTGGCCGCGGATTACCGGAAAGTCGCCGGTCCTTATGCCGGACCGTCGCCTGGTATTAGAGCTGGAGCGTTAAGTCTCTTTGCTGTTCTTGGTATTCCATTAGCT ATTACTTTCAGTATTCCGTTTGCACTAGCCTCCATATTTTCAAGCAGCTCCGGCGCCGGCCAAG GACTGTCGTTAGGAGTTTTAAATTTGGCAATTGTGATACCACAAATGATAGTATCACTAGGAGGAGGACCTTTCGACGCCCTTTTTGGCGGTGGAAACTTACCGGCATTTATAGTCGGAGCAATCGCAGCGGCGATCAGTGGAGTATTAGCTATAACCGTTTTACCTTCACCACCACCGGACGCACCTGCCTTGAAGACAGGAGCCATGGGATTCCATTAG